A window of Rhodanobacteraceae bacterium contains these coding sequences:
- the glgA gene encoding glycogen synthase GlgA: MKVLFAASEVYPLVKTGGLADVAAALPAALARQGISMRVIMPAYRGVPARLRDARAIATVEVRGQALTVLAGTHPDNGVPLLLLDAPALFDRAGGPYVDADGHAFGDNALRFATFCEAVAKIAGGAAGGELAADLVHLNDWHTGLVPVYLAQGAARPRSVMTIHNLAYQGIFDHPQYRALGLPEDLWHPEGVEFYGDFSFLKAGLQLADALTTVSPTYAREIQTPEFGERLDGVLRARSAVLTGILNGIDENVWNPATDPLIAQRYDAATVDAGKRANKAALQRELGLVQGDDPLLAFIGRLAHQKGADALLAARSELDALPLQLVVLASGDRGLERGFAEWAASMPGRVAVSTAYDEGLAHRIEAGADMLIMPSRFEPCGLNQMYSQRYGTLPLVRRVGGLADTVDSFDQPDGTGILFEHSDAGGVAYAVRTALDCWRQPEVWTRLQANGMARDWSWTESARRYAELYRALLPVR, from the coding sequence GTGAAGGTCCTGTTCGCGGCCTCCGAGGTCTATCCGCTGGTCAAGACCGGCGGGCTGGCGGATGTCGCCGCCGCGCTGCCGGCCGCGCTGGCGCGGCAGGGCATCTCGATGCGCGTGATCATGCCGGCCTATCGCGGTGTGCCGGCGCGTTTGCGGGACGCGCGAGCGATCGCCACCGTCGAGGTGCGCGGGCAGGCGCTGACGGTGCTCGCCGGCACCCATCCGGACAATGGCGTGCCGCTGCTGCTGCTCGACGCGCCGGCGCTGTTCGACCGCGCCGGCGGGCCCTATGTCGACGCCGATGGACACGCCTTTGGCGACAACGCGCTGCGCTTCGCGACCTTCTGCGAGGCGGTGGCAAAGATCGCCGGCGGCGCAGCGGGCGGCGAGCTGGCGGCCGACCTCGTGCATCTCAACGACTGGCACACCGGCCTGGTACCCGTGTACCTGGCGCAGGGCGCCGCGCGGCCGCGCAGCGTGATGACCATCCACAACCTCGCCTATCAGGGCATTTTCGATCACCCGCAATACCGTGCGCTCGGCCTTCCGGAGGATCTGTGGCACCCGGAAGGCGTCGAGTTCTATGGCGATTTCTCCTTCCTGAAAGCCGGCCTGCAACTGGCCGACGCACTGACCACGGTCTCGCCCACCTATGCGCGCGAGATCCAGACGCCTGAGTTCGGCGAGCGCCTCGATGGCGTCCTGCGCGCGCGTTCCGCGGTGCTCACCGGAATCCTCAACGGCATCGACGAGAACGTGTGGAACCCGGCCACCGATCCGCTGATCGCGCAGCGCTACGACGCCGCCACGGTGGACGCCGGAAAGCGCGCGAACAAGGCCGCGCTGCAGCGTGAGCTGGGGCTGGTGCAGGGCGATGACCCGCTGCTGGCCTTCATCGGCCGACTCGCCCACCAGAAGGGTGCGGACGCCTTGCTCGCCGCGCGCAGCGAACTGGACGCGCTGCCGCTGCAGCTCGTCGTGCTCGCCTCGGGCGATCGCGGCCTCGAACGCGGATTCGCCGAGTGGGCGGCGTCGATGCCGGGTCGGGTCGCCGTCAGCACAGCCTACGACGAGGGCCTGGCGCACCGCATCGAGGCCGGCGCCGACATGCTCATCATGCCCTCGCGCTTCGAGCCCTGCGGCCTCAACCAGATGTACAGCCAGCGCTACGGCACCCTCCCGCTGGTCAGGCGCGTCGGCGGCCTGGCCGACACGGTCGACAGTTTCGACCAACCCGATGGCACCGGCATCCTGTTCGAACACAGCGATGCTGGCGGCGTCGCCTACGCCGTCCGCACCGCCCTCGACTGCTGGCGCCAGCCCGAGGTTTGGACACGCCTGCAGGCCAACGGCATGGCGCGCGACTGGTCGTGGACTGAGTCTGCGCGGCGGTATGCGGAGCTGTATCGGGCGCTGTTGCCGGTACGATGA
- the glgC gene encoding glucose-1-phosphate adenylyltransferase: protein MRDQQDPRFVSRLTKETLALVLAGGRGTRLSALTDWRAKPAVPFGGKFRIIDFPLSNCINSGIRRIAVLTQYKSHSLIRHIQMGWGFLRGEFNEFVELFPAQQRVDETSWYAGTADAVFQNIDILLSHAPRYILVLAGDHIYKMDYGTMLAEHVHRGADFTVGCIEVPLVEASAFGVMAVDADMRIRQFAEKPAAPEPIPGRSDVALASMGIYVFNTQFLIDQLVSDAADKSSSHDFGKDIIPKAIHAHSALAYPFRDREDRSRQAYWRDVGTVEAFWKANLELLDPLPELNLYDGDWPIWTYQEQVPPAKFAAQDGRAGCALDSMVSGGCLVVGATVRRSLLFSNVRVEMDAEIDESVLLPDVSVGRGCKIRRAVLDKGCRIPDGMHIGFDPVRDAERFHVIANGVVLVTRDMLGQLRYVPL from the coding sequence ATGCGCGACCAGCAGGATCCGCGATTCGTCAGCCGGCTGACCAAGGAGACGCTGGCGCTGGTGCTGGCGGGCGGGCGCGGGACGCGCCTGAGTGCGCTGACCGACTGGCGCGCCAAGCCGGCGGTGCCCTTCGGCGGCAAGTTCCGCATCATCGATTTCCCGTTGTCCAACTGCATCAACTCCGGCATCCGCCGGATCGCCGTTCTGACCCAGTACAAGTCGCACTCGCTGATCCGCCACATCCAGATGGGCTGGGGCTTCCTGCGCGGCGAGTTCAACGAGTTCGTCGAGCTGTTTCCCGCGCAGCAGCGGGTCGACGAGACCTCCTGGTACGCCGGCACCGCCGATGCGGTGTTCCAGAACATCGACATCCTGCTGTCGCACGCTCCGCGCTACATCCTGGTGCTGGCCGGCGATCACATCTACAAAATGGACTACGGCACGATGCTGGCCGAGCATGTGCATCGTGGCGCCGACTTCACTGTGGGCTGCATCGAGGTGCCGCTGGTGGAAGCGAGTGCCTTCGGGGTCATGGCGGTGGACGCCGACATGCGCATCCGCCAGTTCGCCGAGAAACCGGCGGCGCCGGAGCCGATTCCCGGGCGCAGCGACGTGGCGCTGGCGTCGATGGGCATCTATGTGTTCAACACGCAGTTCCTGATCGACCAGCTGGTCAGCGATGCGGCCGACAAGTCCTCGAGTCACGACTTCGGCAAGGACATCATCCCGAAGGCGATCCACGCGCACTCGGCGCTGGCTTACCCATTCCGCGATCGCGAGGATCGCAGCCGCCAGGCCTACTGGCGCGACGTCGGCACCGTCGAGGCCTTCTGGAAGGCGAACCTGGAACTGCTCGATCCCTTGCCGGAGCTGAATCTCTACGATGGCGACTGGCCGATCTGGACCTACCAGGAACAGGTGCCGCCGGCGAAGTTCGCTGCGCAGGACGGGCGCGCCGGATGCGCGCTGGATTCGATGGTCTCGGGCGGTTGCCTGGTCGTCGGCGCCACCGTGCGCCGCTCGCTGCTGTTCTCGAACGTGCGCGTCGAAATGGACGCCGAGATCGATGAATCGGTGCTGCTGCCGGACGTCTCGGTCGGGCGTGGCTGCAAGATCCGCCGCGCGGTGCTCGACAAGGGCTGCCGGATTCCCGATGGCATGCACATCGGCTTCGATCCGGTGCGCGACGCCGAGCGCTTCCACGTGATCGCCAACGGGGTCGTGCTGGTGACGCGCGACATGCTCGGGCAGTTGCGCTACGTGCCGCTGTGA